From the Musa acuminata AAA Group cultivar baxijiao chromosome BXJ1-2, Cavendish_Baxijiao_AAA, whole genome shotgun sequence genome, one window contains:
- the LOC135609262 gene encoding sex determination protein tasselseed-2-like, translating to MPATEVMPKKSHPLVHVPPWESAAPTHKRLEGKVAIVTGGARGIGEATVRLFAWHGARVVIADIEDVAGEALAALLGPSVSFMHCDVAVEADIERLVDRTVARHGRLDVMCNNAGVLGAQTRRRRSIVALDAEEFDRVMRVNVRGTALGAKHAARAMLPRRSGCIVSVASVAGVMGGLGPHAYTASKHAIVGLAKNAAYELGAHGIRVNCISPFGVATQMLVNAWRDEADDEVEDLVELAPPPTEKQVEKTEELVRELANLKGVTLTARDVAEAALYLASDESKYVSGHNLVVDGGVTTSRNLIGL from the exons ATGCCTGCTACTGAGGTGATGCCTAAGAAGTCCCATCCACTTGTTCACGTCCCTCCATGGGAATCTGCTGCTCCTACGCACAAAAG GCTCGAGGGGAAGGTGGCCATCGTGACAGGTGGCGCCAGGGGCATCGGTGAAGCCACGGTTCGGCTATTTGCGTGGCACGGCGCCAGAGTCGTGATCGCCGACATCGAGGACGTCGCCGGGGAGGCGCTGGCGGCGTTGCTCGGCCCCTCCGTCAGCTTCATGCACTGCGACGTGGCCGTGGAAGCCGACATCGAGCGGCTTGTTGACCGAACCGTCGCCCGGCACGGCCGCCTCGACGTGATGTGCAACAACGCCGGGGTGCTCGGGGCGCAGACGCGGCGGCGCAGGAGTATCGTGGCGCTGGACGCAGAGGAGTTCGACCGGGTGATGCGCGTCAACGTGCGGGGCACGGCGCTGGGCGCCAAGCACGCGGCCCGCGCCATGCTCCCCCGCCGCTCCGGCTGCATCGTCTCCGTGGCGAGCGTGGCCGGCGTCATGGGCGGCCTCGGCCCCCACGCCTACACCGCCTCCAAGCACGCCATCGTCGGGCTCGCCAAGAACGCCGCCTACGAGCTCGGCGCCCACGGCATCCGTGTCAACTGCATCTCGCCCTTCGGGGTCGCCACCCAGATGCTGGTGAACGCTTGGCGTGACGAGGCCGACGACGAGGTCGAAGACCTCGTCGAGTTGGCGCCACCGCCGACCGAGAAGCAGGTGGAGAAGACGGAGGAGCTCGTGAGGGAGCTGGCCAACCTCAAAGGCGTCACCTTGACGGCCAGAGATGTAGCCGAAGCCGCACTTTATCTTGCCAGCGATGAATCCAAGTATGTGAGTGGCCACAACCTTGTGGTTGACGGTGGTGTCACCACCTCAAGAAACCTCATTGGTCTGTAG